The sequence CCTCTATGCGGGCGAACTTCCTCTTTTTTCGACAATCAAGGAGCAGATTTGTCTGGAAATCAGAGAAGAGCTGGATTCCATGAGCGGCCATGCGTTTCCCATTCGTTCTCGGGACAATACTGTCAGCTCGGACGACATGGTGATTCGCTTTCCCGCCATTGGTATCGAGGACGGAACGCTGCTTGAATTCATGAGCTCTCCCAGACACTTCAACCTCACGGTCCGGTGTGAGGACAAGAATGGCTGGAAGGACTGCATCAATGAGCTGCAAGGGATGGGCTTTGCGCAGTTTGGCGTCAAGACGGAAGAGAACTCGGAGAAACTGCTGAAATACGGCATGGCCTCAGAAGGGGTGCGCAAGCTGGTGGGCGAAGTGGTCGCCAGGCATGGAGTACCGGACCTTCGCGAAGAGAAGGCCTGGGACGATGACGATAATGACCTGTGGGTCTATTTGCCTATGAAGGCGGAAGGCGTCGAGGCAAAACAGCAGAAAGAGCTGGCGCTGCAAAAAAACGATACGCAATTGTATTGGGAACAGGAGCGTTTGGCGGGAGTCAGGGCGCTGGTCATCGGCCTGAGAGAGACGCGTGTCCCCTGCGATAGCCGTTGGGCGCATCTGGTACCGCATAAGGAGCAGTTTCGCCATTATTGCCTGACGAATCGCACCCTGGGGATCATGCGTTACGTCCTGAAACGCGTGGAAATGGGGGAGCCCTGCCTGCTGGAGGGTGGCGCGGCAACCTCGAAGACGTCCGCAATTCTGTTCCTTGCGGCCATGCTCGGACAGCCGGTCGTCAGGATCAATCTTAACGGGCAGACGGATACGGGAGAGCTGATCGGAAAATTCGTCCCCGATACGGAAAGCAAGCAGGGTATGGGATGGAAGTGGCAGGAAGGCATCTCCCTGGCCATGCGCCACGGGTTCTGGGTCGTACTCGACGAAATGAACCTTGCTGATCCGCAGGTGCTGGAGCGCCTGAATTCGGTTCTTGAAATGCCTCCGTCTTTGGTGATCAGCGAGTATGACAATTCGGTTGTCGGAGGGGGCGCTTGTCCCGTGCATCCGAACTTTCGGATACTGGCTACAATGAATCCTCCGAGTTTTGTCGGAAGAAACCAGCTCTCCAGGGCTTATGAGAGCAGATGGGTCGGGACACTCCGCATTCCTGACCCCGAGGAGGCCGAATACTGCCAGATCCTCAAGACCGCAATATTCGGTGGGTTGCGTTGGGGTTATGCCCATCTTGATGATGCGAGGAAAGCCCCTGCATGTGCATCACTGCAAGCTTTGCCGAACATCGAGCAAGTTTGCCATGACCTTGGGAAATTCCATCACTTGGTGGCGAGAGGGGAAAAGGATAAAGGAGCAGTCAGTCTGAGGAAGCTGCTGGCATTGGCTCATTATCTGGTGGGTGCCGACCCTGCGTCGTTTCGAAGCAGGATTCGCGATGGTATTTTCGACTATTATATCGGGTCCGCCCGGTCTCCGGAGGATTCGCAAGCCATAAGTCTGCTCGCGAAAAGCTGCAATTTGCAGGAGGTCGCATGACGGAAGACAATAGGCGATTTCGCACTCTTCAGTTTCTC is a genomic window of Desulfomicrobium baculatum DSM 4028 containing:
- a CDS encoding AAA family ATPase, with the protein product MKVSLHIDSPAILFAISEDLQATLAASVSIGQHMPGESCLMTHSEVDAAFVSQFYGVISPMKVKHVVDDGLSPLEVRLILNVEEGLRQTSLGISSDNPALIDELTTSCLGPLGVVAGAPSLRVVSENTITAQHDNVAVQTIQWWLKRRGIVTRLSQSFFSESGLAIKEYRPEYADIRPRMPLTIHTDNMLAGQALLELLEQSGFLVAGVVHKDFGDQGDDRLGVKSPWFGLESSRREKVDLANVISQFARDHGIQLDAYPVTLEHELSSNTMSDVFLPFDACRDRRMCAYGGPYPDRLSARIETDSPEAGKRLERRLQALGIRKIKVANIDEDDLKKGHCLYAGELPLFSTIKEQICLEIREELDSMSGHAFPIRSRDNTVSSDDMVIRFPAIGIEDGTLLEFMSSPRHFNLTVRCEDKNGWKDCINELQGMGFAQFGVKTEENSEKLLKYGMASEGVRKLVGEVVARHGVPDLREEKAWDDDDNDLWVYLPMKAEGVEAKQQKELALQKNDTQLYWEQERLAGVRALVIGLRETRVPCDSRWAHLVPHKEQFRHYCLTNRTLGIMRYVLKRVEMGEPCLLEGGAATSKTSAILFLAAMLGQPVVRINLNGQTDTGELIGKFVPDTESKQGMGWKWQEGISLAMRHGFWVVLDEMNLADPQVLERLNSVLEMPPSLVISEYDNSVVGGGACPVHPNFRILATMNPPSFVGRNQLSRAYESRWVGTLRIPDPEEAEYCQILKTAIFGGLRWGYAHLDDARKAPACASLQALPNIEQVCHDLGKFHHLVARGEKDKGAVSLRKLLALAHYLVGADPASFRSRIRDGIFDYYIGSARSPEDSQAISLLAKSCNLQEVA